One stretch of Saccharopolyspora erythraea DNA includes these proteins:
- the cei gene encoding envelope integrity protein Cei, with the protein MSARWGRRGPRYRRRRPVPALLVLAALVVLSGVLWTRIFEGVEDIETATSCNTPGAPTAPPAPGEEPYAPLGKMLPRNSLDQTPPIPPQDIRVRVLNGNGESRQASLISNELSGLGFAKGGDPDNDPVYPNYDLNCHGQIRFGAAGVNAARTLSLIAPCAQLVRDERQDAGVDFALGAKFDDIKTTAEAKQVLQELEHWVPQRDSAGGAQQEVSPPPIDPALLVAARDVHC; encoded by the coding sequence GTGAGCGCGAGGTGGGGTCGGCGCGGCCCCCGGTACCGACGGCGGCGGCCGGTGCCCGCGCTGCTGGTGCTGGCCGCGCTGGTGGTGCTGTCGGGGGTGCTGTGGACCAGGATCTTCGAGGGCGTCGAGGACATCGAGACCGCGACCAGTTGCAACACGCCTGGCGCGCCTACCGCGCCGCCCGCCCCCGGTGAGGAGCCGTACGCCCCGCTGGGCAAGATGCTGCCGCGCAACTCCCTCGACCAGACCCCGCCGATCCCCCCGCAGGACATCCGGGTGCGGGTCCTCAACGGCAACGGCGAGAGCAGGCAGGCGTCGCTGATCAGCAACGAGCTCAGCGGGCTCGGCTTCGCCAAGGGCGGCGACCCGGACAACGACCCGGTGTATCCGAACTACGACCTGAACTGCCACGGCCAGATCCGGTTCGGCGCGGCAGGGGTCAACGCGGCCCGCACGCTCAGCCTCATCGCGCCCTGCGCGCAGCTGGTGCGCGACGAGCGCCAGGACGCCGGCGTCGACTTCGCCCTGGGGGCGAAGTTCGACGACATCAAGACCACCGCGGAGGCCAAGCAGGTGCTCCAGGAGCTGGAGCACTGGGTACCGCAGCGCGACAGCGCGGGCGGCGCCCAGCAGGAGGTCAGCCCGCCGCCGATCGATCCCGCACTGCTCGTCGCCGCGCGCGACGTGCACTGCTGA
- a CDS encoding OB-fold nucleic acid binding domain-containing protein produces the protein MSKTGSGYWRRLLHRLTSDVGQLDADDLSERSQEAGAQRACDCKCGEEVVVLGRVRSVGVSPKASAPTLEAELFDGTDGVTLVWLGRRRITGIEPGRTIKASGRIAVREGRKVLYNPYYELQNTA, from the coding sequence ATGAGCAAGACAGGGAGCGGCTACTGGCGTCGCCTCCTACACCGTCTGACCAGCGACGTCGGTCAGCTCGACGCCGACGACCTCTCCGAGCGCTCGCAGGAGGCAGGTGCCCAGCGGGCCTGCGACTGCAAGTGCGGCGAGGAGGTCGTGGTGCTCGGGAGGGTGCGCAGCGTGGGCGTGTCGCCCAAGGCGTCCGCGCCGACGCTGGAAGCCGAGTTGTTCGACGGCACCGACGGCGTCACCCTCGTGTGGCTGGGCCGGCGCCGGATCACCGGCATCGAGCCCGGGCGCACCATAAAGGCCAGCGGCCGCATAGCGGTGCGCGAGGGCCGCAAGGTGCTTTACAACCCCTACTACGAGCTGCAGAACACCGCATGA
- a CDS encoding potassium channel family protein gives MHVVIMGCGRVGASLATALQRLDHTVAVVDKNALAFHRLGRDFHGRQITGNGFDRDVLIEAGIEKAAAFAAVSNGDNSNIVAARVARETFGVEHVVARIYDPKRAEVYQRLGIPTVATVPWTTDRFLRMLLPEGVATAWREPSGTVAVLQLPLHEGWVGRKVTELEETTGSRVAFIMRFGNGILPTPKTVIQADDTVYVAALSGTVTDVTESARQAPEETH, from the coding sequence GTGCACGTGGTGATCATGGGCTGCGGCCGGGTCGGGGCCTCCCTGGCCACGGCGTTGCAAAGGCTCGATCACACCGTGGCCGTGGTCGACAAGAACGCCCTGGCGTTCCACCGCCTGGGCCGCGACTTCCACGGCCGGCAGATCACCGGCAACGGCTTCGACCGGGACGTCCTGATCGAGGCAGGCATCGAGAAGGCCGCGGCGTTCGCGGCCGTGTCCAACGGGGACAACTCCAACATCGTCGCCGCCAGGGTCGCCAGGGAGACCTTCGGCGTCGAGCACGTGGTGGCGCGCATCTACGACCCGAAGCGGGCCGAGGTCTACCAGCGGCTGGGCATCCCGACCGTGGCGACCGTGCCGTGGACGACCGACCGGTTCCTGCGGATGCTGCTGCCCGAAGGCGTCGCCACGGCGTGGCGGGAGCCGTCCGGGACGGTGGCGGTGCTCCAGCTGCCGCTGCACGAGGGCTGGGTCGGCCGCAAGGTCACCGAACTCGAAGAGACCACCGGTTCCCGCGTGGCGTTCATCATGCGCTTCGGCAACGGGATCCTGCCCACGCCGAAGACCGTGATCCAGGCCGACGACACCGTCTACGTCGCCGCGCTGTCGGGCACCGTCACCGACGTCACCGAGTCCGCCAGGCAAGCACCCGAGGAGACCCACTGA
- the ppgK gene encoding polyphosphate--glucose phosphotransferase, giving the protein MGTARGFGVDIGGSGIKGSVVDIDAGVLAEERMRIPTPQPSTPAAVADAVAEIVEKFAWTGPVGVTLPCVVKRGTAHTAANVDKSWIGTDAQALFAERLGKPREEVVVLNDADAAGLAEMRSGAGAGHRGLVVLLTFGTGIGSAMFVDGKLIPNTEFGHIEVAGHDAETQAAASVKDNLELSYPEWAQRVGTYLEGLEKFLWPDLIIAGGGVSRKAHKWLPLLECRTPIVAAELKNDAGIVGAATAAAGGIEH; this is encoded by the coding sequence ATGGGAACTGCCCGCGGTTTCGGCGTGGACATCGGCGGGTCCGGCATCAAGGGATCGGTGGTGGACATCGACGCCGGCGTGCTGGCCGAGGAACGCATGCGCATCCCGACCCCGCAGCCCTCGACCCCGGCCGCCGTCGCGGACGCGGTGGCCGAGATCGTCGAGAAGTTCGCGTGGACGGGTCCGGTCGGCGTGACGCTGCCGTGCGTCGTCAAGCGCGGTACGGCGCACACCGCAGCGAACGTCGACAAGAGCTGGATCGGTACAGACGCGCAGGCGCTGTTCGCCGAGCGGCTCGGCAAGCCGCGCGAGGAGGTCGTCGTGCTCAACGACGCCGACGCGGCCGGCCTGGCCGAGATGCGCTCCGGCGCCGGTGCGGGTCACCGGGGACTGGTCGTGCTGCTGACGTTCGGCACCGGCATCGGCAGCGCGATGTTCGTCGACGGCAAACTGATCCCGAACACCGAGTTCGGCCACATCGAGGTCGCGGGCCACGACGCCGAGACCCAGGCCGCCGCATCGGTCAAGGACAACCTGGAACTGTCCTACCCGGAGTGGGCGCAGCGCGTGGGCACGTACCTGGAGGGGCTGGAGAAGTTCCTCTGGCCCGATCTGATCATCGCAGGTGGCGGTGTCAGCCGGAAGGCGCACAAGTGGCTGCCGCTGCTGGAGTGCCGCACCCCGATCGTGGCCGCCGAGCTGAAGAACGACGCGGGCATCGTCGGAGCCGCGACGGCCGCCGCGGGCGGCATCGAGCACTGA
- a CDS encoding inositol monophosphatase family protein: METLRTVAVQVASQAADLARTVRDDAVTDGSVGTKSAETDVVTAGDRAAERLVRERLAELRPGEGVLGEEEGGESALDGLRWVVDPIDGTVNYLYGFPWYAVSLAAQVDGRSVAGAVVEPVSGRVWSAALGRGAYLGERRLRVSGAERLDLALVGTGFAYTVDRRREQAATVGKLLAEVRDIRRSGSAALDLCAVAAGWLDGYYERGLNRWDWAAGALIAAEAGAELRLPFPGADDGLGDGTIVCVTPGIGTALKDTLRRFGGA, encoded by the coding sequence GTGGAAACTCTTCGCACCGTAGCGGTGCAGGTCGCGAGCCAGGCGGCGGATCTGGCGCGCACTGTGCGTGACGATGCTGTTACTGACGGTTCGGTTGGCACCAAGAGTGCCGAGACCGACGTCGTCACAGCCGGCGACCGGGCGGCCGAGCGCCTGGTCCGGGAGCGGCTGGCCGAGCTGCGGCCGGGGGAGGGCGTCCTCGGCGAGGAGGAGGGCGGCGAAAGCGCCCTGGACGGCCTGCGCTGGGTCGTCGACCCGATCGACGGCACGGTGAACTACCTCTACGGCTTCCCGTGGTACGCGGTGTCGCTGGCGGCCCAGGTCGACGGGCGCTCGGTGGCGGGCGCGGTCGTGGAACCGGTGTCCGGCCGGGTGTGGAGCGCCGCGCTGGGACGCGGGGCCTACCTGGGCGAGCGGCGGCTGCGTGTCTCCGGCGCGGAGCGCCTCGACCTGGCGCTGGTCGGCACCGGCTTCGCCTACACCGTCGACCGGCGCAGGGAGCAGGCCGCGACGGTCGGCAAGCTGCTGGCCGAGGTCCGCGACATCCGGCGCAGCGGGTCGGCCGCGCTCGACCTGTGCGCGGTGGCGGCCGGCTGGCTGGACGGCTACTACGAGCGCGGGCTCAACCGGTGGGACTGGGCCGCGGGCGCGCTCATCGCGGCGGAGGCGGGCGCCGAGCTGCGGCTGCCCTTCCCGGGCGCCGACGACGGTCTCGGCGACGGGACGATCGTGTGCGTGACGCCCGGCATCGGCACCGCCCTCAAGGACACCCTGCGCCGCTTCGGCGGGGCATAG
- a CDS encoding DUF4193 domain-containing protein, with product MATDYDAPRRSESDEMAEDSLEELKARRNTEQSGVVDEDEGAIAENFELPGADLSGEEMTVKVLPKQADEFTCASCFLVHHRSRLAEERNGRLICRDCAA from the coding sequence ATGGCGACCGACTACGACGCTCCGCGCCGCAGCGAGTCCGACGAGATGGCGGAGGACTCGCTGGAGGAGCTCAAGGCGCGGCGCAACACGGAGCAATCCGGCGTCGTCGACGAGGACGAAGGGGCGATCGCGGAGAACTTCGAGCTCCCGGGCGCCGACCTTTCCGGTGAGGAGATGACCGTCAAGGTCCTCCCCAAGCAGGCTGACGAGTTCACCTGCGCCAGTTGCTTCCTGGTGCACCACCGCAGCCGGCTCGCCGAAGAGCGCAACGGCCGGCTGATCTGCCGCGACTGCGCGGCCTGA
- a CDS encoding DUF3710 domain-containing protein, whose translation MFGWGRRRRAADDAGDEPFGDEPIVDETGESADHGPYDEAEAPDDGVERLDLGSVRVPVPEGGQLQVEVDPSGPVRAVHMVTQFGRLTVSAFAAPKSSPLWPEVSKELADQLRKDGARVHSEGGDWGPELVADSPKAALRFVGVDGPRWLVRGVAAGPAEHAKDCAKLLYAVLDETVVVRGDEPLPVRTPLPIELPEAIARHIQQAQQQQQG comes from the coding sequence ATGTTCGGATGGGGCCGTCGACGGCGAGCCGCGGACGACGCGGGTGACGAGCCGTTCGGCGACGAACCGATCGTCGACGAGACCGGGGAGTCCGCCGACCACGGCCCGTACGACGAGGCCGAAGCGCCCGACGACGGTGTCGAGCGGCTCGACCTCGGCTCGGTGCGGGTGCCGGTGCCCGAAGGCGGACAGCTGCAGGTCGAGGTGGACCCCTCCGGGCCGGTCCGGGCGGTGCACATGGTCACCCAGTTCGGCAGGCTGACGGTCAGCGCCTTCGCCGCGCCGAAGAGCAGCCCGCTGTGGCCGGAGGTGAGCAAGGAGCTCGCCGACCAGCTGCGCAAGGACGGGGCCCGGGTTCACAGCGAAGGCGGTGACTGGGGGCCGGAGCTGGTCGCGGACTCGCCCAAGGCCGCGCTGCGGTTCGTGGGCGTGGACGGGCCGCGGTGGCTGGTGCGGGGGGTGGCGGCCGGTCCGGCCGAGCACGCCAAGGACTGCGCGAAGCTGCTCTACGCGGTGCTGGACGAGACCGTCGTGGTGCGCGGTGACGAGCCGCTGCCGGTGCGCACCCCGCTGCCGATCGAGCTGCCGGAGGCGATCGCCCGGCACATCCAGCAGGCGCAGCAGCAACAGCAGGGCTAG
- a CDS encoding LysE family translocator, with translation MGLYLGATLLIALAPGPGILYVPARSIRGGRREGVRSAIGNGIGASVDVVAATAGLSALLAASALAFTVLKFAGAAYLIYPGVRALLELRAGQPPELRTAASSGRSAVVQGFVSEVLNPKTAMFFLAFIPQFVHPERGSQTPAFLALGLVFVVFAVAADLLVAVFAGPLACRPAGDPRRRGRQQPASGTNLIGLGGALALSQN, from the coding sequence GTGGGGCTCTACCTCGGAGCCACCCTGCTGATCGCCCTCGCGCCCGGCCCCGGAATCCTCTACGTGCCGGCCCGCAGCATCCGCGGTGGCCGCCGTGAGGGCGTGCGATCGGCGATCGGCAACGGCATCGGTGCCTCCGTGGACGTGGTCGCCGCGACCGCCGGGCTCTCGGCGCTGCTCGCCGCCTCCGCGCTCGCCTTCACCGTGCTGAAGTTCGCCGGTGCGGCTTATCTCATCTACCCGGGGGTGCGCGCGCTGCTGGAACTGCGCGCCGGGCAGCCGCCGGAACTGCGGACGGCGGCCTCCTCCGGGCGTTCCGCGGTGGTGCAGGGCTTCGTCTCCGAGGTGCTCAACCCGAAGACGGCGATGTTCTTCCTGGCGTTCATCCCGCAGTTCGTGCACCCCGAGCGCGGCTCCCAGACGCCGGCGTTCCTCGCGCTCGGACTGGTCTTCGTGGTGTTCGCGGTGGCGGCTGACCTGCTGGTCGCGGTGTTCGCGGGCCCGCTGGCCTGCCGACCGGCGGGCGACCCGCGCCGGCGCGGGCGCCAGCAGCCGGCCAGCGGCACCAACCTCATCGGCCTCGGCGGTGCCCTGGCGCTCTCGCAGAACTAG
- a CDS encoding potassium channel family protein, whose translation MRIAIAGAGAVGQSIARELIEGGHQVMLIERTAENYRPKNIDEAEWVLADACELASLEEAGIESCDVVIAATGDDKVNLVVSLLAKTEFAVRRVVARVNDPRNEWLFTDAWGVDVAVSTPRMLAAGVEEAVSVGDLVRLMTLRQGQANLVEITLPEGTPLAGRRVRDLKLPENAALVTILRGGRVIVPQSDDPLEAGDEMLFVATDDVEHEIRAVVHDTQNLA comes from the coding sequence ATGCGCATCGCCATCGCGGGGGCCGGTGCGGTAGGCCAGTCCATCGCGCGGGAGCTCATCGAGGGTGGCCACCAGGTCATGCTCATCGAACGCACCGCCGAGAACTACCGGCCGAAGAACATCGACGAAGCCGAATGGGTGCTCGCCGACGCCTGCGAGCTGGCCTCGCTGGAGGAGGCGGGCATCGAGTCCTGCGACGTCGTCATCGCCGCCACCGGTGACGACAAGGTCAACCTGGTGGTGTCGCTGCTGGCCAAGACCGAGTTCGCGGTCCGCAGGGTGGTGGCCCGGGTCAACGACCCGCGCAACGAGTGGCTGTTCACCGACGCGTGGGGGGTCGACGTCGCGGTCTCGACGCCGCGGATGCTCGCCGCGGGCGTGGAGGAGGCGGTCAGCGTCGGCGACCTGGTCCGGCTGATGACCCTGCGCCAGGGCCAGGCCAACCTGGTCGAGATCACCCTGCCGGAAGGCACGCCGCTTGCCGGGCGCCGGGTGCGCGACCTGAAGCTGCCGGAGAACGCCGCGCTGGTGACCATCCTGCGCGGCGGCCGGGTCATCGTGCCGCAGTCCGACGACCCGCTGGAAGCGGGTGACGAGATGCTGTTCGTCGCCACCGACGACGTCGAGCACGAGATCCGGGCCGTCGTGCACGACACCCAGAACCTGGCCTGA
- a CDS encoding DUF3093 domain-containing protein, producing the protein MQKSAEAAGPAGDTPGQGNEEGRPEFRERLYASWWTWPLPVIGAVLMAAQVHMGYPGVRAWLPYVVLVPLAIAIPLWLGRTRVEVRGGELWAGEAHLPLRFVEDVEVVPGRDKRRTLGPDLDPAAYVLHRAWVPTSVRVWLDDPDDPTPYWIVSTRRPEKLAAALGHPTA; encoded by the coding sequence GTGCAGAAGAGCGCAGAAGCAGCCGGTCCCGCCGGGGACACCCCCGGTCAGGGGAACGAGGAGGGCCGTCCGGAGTTCCGCGAGCGGCTCTACGCGTCGTGGTGGACGTGGCCGCTGCCGGTGATCGGCGCCGTGCTGATGGCCGCCCAGGTGCACATGGGCTACCCGGGGGTGCGGGCGTGGCTGCCGTACGTGGTGCTGGTGCCGCTGGCGATCGCCATCCCGCTCTGGCTCGGCCGGACCAGGGTCGAGGTGCGCGGCGGCGAGCTGTGGGCGGGCGAGGCGCACCTGCCGTTGCGCTTCGTCGAGGACGTTGAGGTCGTGCCCGGCCGGGACAAGCGGCGCACCCTCGGCCCGGACCTGGACCCGGCGGCGTACGTGCTGCACCGCGCGTGGGTGCCCACCTCGGTGCGGGTCTGGCTGGACGACCCGGACGACCCGACCCCCTACTGGATCGTCAGCACGCGCAGGCCGGAGAAGCTCGCCGCGGCGCTGGGCCACCCCACCGCCTGA
- a CDS encoding APC family permease, translated as MSKLATAAKRLIVGRPFRSDRLAHTLLPKRIALPVFASDPMSSVAYAPEEILLVLSVAGISAYAFSPWIGIVVAIVMIAVVASYRQNVRAYPSGGGDYEVATVNHGRRWGLVVASALLVDYILTVAVSISSAAANIGSVIPFVATHKVLFAVGAIVLLTAMNLRGVKESGSLFAIPTYAFVLGVLGMVVVGLFRGLVLGQEMRAESADFHLAQETQMAGVAFAFLILRAFSSGSAALTGVEAISNGVPAFRKPKSRNAATTLALMGVLAIAMFMGLIVLAGMTGAVVAEDPAHQLIGAPPGYEQKTLVAQLANAVFAGFPPAVYYVMFFTGLILVLAANTAFNGFPVLGSILAQDRFLPRQLHTRGDRLAFSNGILFLAVSAIILVLAFDAEVTRLIQLYIVGVFMSFVLSQSGMIRHWNRLLRTETDPVQRRRMRRSQMINSFGLFMTASVLLIVLVTKFTKGAWIAIAAMAAIYVLMTAIRKHYDRVAEELQEQEVDAVLPSRNHAIILVSKLHLPTMRAIAYARATRPDVLEGVTVNVDDEDTRALVAKWEAEDLPLPLKVLESPYREITRPLLGYVKRIRRDSPRDVVTVFIPEYVVGRWWEQLLHNQSALRLKSKLLFQPGVMVTSVPWQLESSQRVSHRPTTVPGAVRRGLEDVKGNERR; from the coding sequence GTGTCCAAGCTCGCAACCGCGGCCAAGCGACTGATCGTCGGCCGGCCGTTCCGCAGTGACCGCCTGGCGCACACGCTGCTGCCCAAGCGGATCGCGCTTCCGGTGTTCGCCTCGGATCCGATGTCCAGCGTGGCCTACGCACCGGAGGAGATCCTGCTGGTGCTGTCGGTCGCGGGCATCTCGGCGTACGCGTTCAGCCCGTGGATCGGGATCGTGGTCGCGATCGTGATGATCGCGGTGGTCGCGTCCTACCGGCAGAACGTGCGCGCCTACCCCTCGGGCGGTGGCGACTACGAGGTGGCCACCGTCAACCACGGCAGGCGGTGGGGTCTGGTCGTGGCCAGCGCGCTGCTGGTGGACTACATCCTCACCGTGGCGGTGTCGATCTCCTCGGCGGCGGCCAACATCGGCTCGGTCATCCCGTTCGTGGCGACCCACAAGGTGCTGTTCGCCGTGGGGGCCATCGTGCTGCTGACGGCGATGAACCTGCGCGGTGTCAAGGAGTCGGGTTCGCTGTTCGCGATTCCGACCTACGCCTTCGTGCTCGGCGTGCTCGGCATGGTCGTCGTCGGCCTCTTCCGGGGTCTGGTTCTCGGTCAGGAGATGCGGGCCGAGAGCGCCGATTTCCACCTGGCGCAGGAGACCCAGATGGCCGGGGTCGCCTTCGCCTTCCTGATCCTGCGGGCGTTCTCCTCAGGCAGCGCCGCGCTCACCGGTGTCGAGGCCATCAGCAACGGTGTGCCCGCGTTCCGCAAACCGAAGTCGCGCAACGCCGCCACGACGCTGGCCCTGATGGGCGTTCTCGCGATCGCGATGTTCATGGGGCTGATCGTGCTCGCGGGCATGACGGGTGCCGTCGTGGCCGAGGATCCGGCACACCAGCTCATCGGCGCGCCTCCCGGTTACGAGCAGAAGACGCTGGTCGCCCAGTTGGCGAACGCGGTCTTCGCCGGGTTCCCGCCCGCGGTGTACTACGTGATGTTCTTCACCGGGTTGATCCTGGTCCTCGCGGCCAACACCGCGTTCAACGGATTCCCGGTGCTGGGCTCGATCCTGGCGCAGGACCGGTTCCTGCCGCGCCAGCTGCACACCCGCGGCGACCGGCTGGCCTTCTCCAACGGCATCCTGTTCCTGGCGGTCAGCGCGATCATCCTGGTGCTCGCCTTCGACGCCGAGGTCACCCGGTTGATCCAGCTCTACATCGTCGGCGTGTTCATGTCGTTCGTGCTCAGCCAGAGCGGCATGATCCGGCACTGGAACCGCTTGCTGCGCACCGAGACCGACCCGGTGCAGCGGCGCCGGATGCGGCGCTCGCAGATGATCAACTCCTTCGGGTTGTTCATGACCGCCAGCGTGCTGCTGATCGTGCTGGTCACCAAGTTCACCAAGGGCGCGTGGATCGCGATCGCGGCCATGGCGGCGATCTACGTGCTCATGACCGCGATCCGCAAGCACTACGACCGGGTGGCCGAGGAGCTGCAGGAGCAGGAGGTCGACGCGGTCCTGCCGTCGCGCAACCACGCGATCATCCTGGTCTCCAAGCTGCACCTGCCGACGATGCGCGCCATCGCCTACGCCAGGGCGACGCGCCCGGACGTGCTGGAGGGCGTGACGGTCAACGTCGACGACGAGGACACCCGCGCGCTGGTGGCCAAGTGGGAGGCCGAGGACCTGCCGCTGCCGCTGAAGGTGCTGGAGTCGCCGTACCGGGAGATCACCCGGCCGCTGCTGGGCTACGTCAAGCGCATCCGCCGGGACAGCCCGCGCGACGTGGTCACCGTGTTCATCCCCGAGTACGTGGTCGGGCGCTGGTGGGAGCAGCTGCTGCACAACCAGAGCGCCCTGCGCCTCAAGAGCAAGCTGCTGTTCCAGCCCGGCGTGATGGTCACCAGCGTGCCGTGGCAGCTGGAGTCGTCGCAGCGGGTGAGCCACCGGCCCACCACCGTCCCGGGCGCGGTGCGCCGGGGCCTGGAAGACGTGAAGGGGAACGAGCGCCGGTGA
- the dut gene encoding dUTP diphosphatase, with product MPNVKVLLTRLDPDVPIPSYAKPGDAGADLVTTSDLTLQPGERALVGTGVAVALPEGYAGFVHPRSGLAARAGLSVVNAPGTVDSGYRGEIKVCLINHDRAVPLTLRRGDRIAQLVVQKVEHADFEEVDALPESQRGAGGYGSTGGHEVLTVPAEAGADHRTEV from the coding sequence GTGCCGAACGTGAAGGTCCTGCTGACCCGACTCGACCCCGATGTCCCGATCCCGTCCTACGCCAAGCCCGGCGACGCGGGAGCCGACCTGGTCACCACCAGCGATCTGACCCTCCAGCCGGGCGAACGCGCGCTCGTGGGCACCGGCGTCGCGGTGGCGCTGCCGGAGGGCTACGCCGGTTTCGTGCACCCCCGGTCAGGGCTGGCCGCCCGCGCGGGGTTGAGCGTGGTCAACGCGCCTGGAACCGTGGACTCCGGGTACCGCGGTGAGATCAAGGTCTGCCTGATCAACCATGATCGGGCCGTGCCGCTGACGCTCCGGCGGGGCGACCGCATCGCCCAGCTCGTCGTGCAGAAGGTCGAGCACGCCGACTTCGAGGAGGTCGACGCGCTGCCGGAGTCGCAACGGGGTGCCGGGGGGTACGGATCCACCGGCGGGCACGAGGTGCTGACGGTTCCGGCGGAGGCCGGAGCCGATCACAGGACGGAGGTCTGA
- a CDS encoding DUF3159 domain-containing protein has translation MSDSNASAASGGHRPAGAEPADTTGPAPGPSEDRVQDAEKTMLEQMGGVSGLAYSAVPIVVFVVISTLASLMVAIWSAIGVAVAIAVVRLVRKEPLQPAISGVIGVAVCSFIAYRSGEAKGFFLLGIWTSLVYGGVFLVSIVARWPLVGVVWSALNGLGFSWRRNRRAMLGYDLATLAWTVVFAAKFVVQQWLYVSDETGWLAFARIAMGYPLTGLALIVTVWAVRRASKIAEETAEAERADPALRSNPASS, from the coding sequence ATGAGCGACAGCAACGCATCGGCGGCCTCCGGAGGCCACCGCCCAGCCGGCGCGGAGCCGGCCGACACCACCGGCCCGGCACCCGGTCCCTCCGAGGACCGCGTGCAAGACGCCGAGAAGACGATGCTCGAGCAGATGGGCGGGGTCAGCGGCCTCGCCTACTCCGCCGTCCCGATCGTCGTGTTCGTCGTGATCAGCACGCTGGCCAGCCTCATGGTCGCGATCTGGTCGGCGATCGGGGTCGCGGTCGCGATCGCCGTGGTGCGGCTGGTGCGCAAGGAGCCGCTGCAGCCGGCCATCTCCGGCGTGATCGGGGTGGCGGTGTGCTCGTTCATCGCCTACCGGTCCGGGGAGGCCAAGGGCTTCTTCCTGCTGGGCATCTGGACCAGCCTGGTCTACGGCGGGGTGTTCCTGGTGTCGATCGTGGCCCGCTGGCCGCTGGTCGGCGTGGTGTGGTCGGCGCTCAACGGGCTCGGGTTCTCCTGGCGCAGGAACCGCAGGGCGATGCTCGGCTACGACCTGGCGACCCTGGCGTGGACGGTGGTGTTCGCGGCCAAGTTCGTCGTGCAGCAGTGGCTCTACGTCTCCGACGAGACCGGCTGGCTGGCCTTCGCCCGGATCGCGATGGGCTACCCGCTGACCGGGCTGGCGCTGATCGTCACGGTGTGGGCGGTGCGCCGGGCCTCGAAGATCGCGGAGGAGACCGCCGAGGCCGAACGCGCCGATCCGGCGCTGCGCTCCAACCCCGCATCGAGCTGA